The stretch of DNA TGCTggtgatattttgatatacacccAAAGTGTAGGTTCTGAATGCACCTATTGTCCGAGCCGTGATGACCTCACGTCGGCTTCCAAGGATAATACATAATCTAGTTTGGACAACTCGACGAAAAAGTGTTCGTAAGTATGCATAAATGTGAATGTCAAGCAAACGCtctctgtaaaatttttcctaaatttattctgaGAATTTTATTGGACATGATGCATTTATATGATGCGTTATGTACATGCATGCGTTAAGTAAAGTCGCCATTTTAAATTGCCATTTTtaatacagtaaaaaaaaacactatttaagataaaattaatagattcttGTTTAATGTATAAACGCCAGATTTGAGAGGCAAGCAGCATGAAGGAGAGAATACCGTACACATGCGCAAGCCACATGCATGTAACACCTCTTAAAAAAGATGTCTTTAAGACGTCCTAAAAACATCCTAAAAAGAcgtaatttttgaatttttttaacaattaacattctgaattttgcaataaaaaactttctaaaaatgttaaaagaaacgttttattcatttaagTGTTTTACGCATCGTAACACTGTCAAAAGTAGCGAAAATAAGCATGTAAAAAGATTATGTTTATCCATTGGAACGGGCCGAACGCTTTATTTTAGCTAGAATTTTTAGCGATTGATATTAGGAGCACATGATGATATAGGAGCTCGCTCGAGTAAACGGAGGATAAATCATAACCTTTCTACATGTTTATTTTTGCTACTTTTGACAGTGTTACGATGCTCGTAAAACACTTAAATGATTAAaacgtttctttcttttaacatttgctttcttttaacatttttagaaagttttttattgcaaaattcagAATGTCAATcgtttaaagaaattaaaaaacgacGTCTTTTTAGAATGTTTTAAGACGTCTTTTTTAAGAAGTATTACATGCATGTGGCTTGCGCATGTGTACGGTATTCCCTCCCTCATGCTGCttgcgtctcaaatctggcGTCACTGTGTATAAATCGTAATAGATCAGAATGGagtcaataaataaaatgcaggTGAAGAACAATTtcttatcattaattttttgacaagAAATCAAGCGTTGATCATAAAAACGCTACTTGAACGAAAAGTTTGCTTTCTGTTTCTCAGACGAAATTGACGGTTTATAAATGCTGTGATTTACACGCAATTCTTCGAAGGATTTGAAAATGTCTGAGGACATTTCTGTAGATTTTACTATTGACGAACAAGAAGATCGTGATGTGAACTCCAATGGAATATCGAAGCGTTTAAAAATGCTATTCTGCTGCTTCAAGCGCGAACGATTGCATGAGAAGGAAATCATCGAGTGTGATCCTGAAGAGTACGATTATGTCGTTGAGAAGCTCGTCATCAAACGTGTGCCACTTGCGTTATTCGCGATCCCGGCCGATTTTTCGGATCGTCGTAAACGCGATGTGTCGGTGATATCAAATGACATTTCGCAATCGACGTGTTTGTCCATATTGGACGGGAATAATTCTGCTGTAAATGCAGTTGTGCGAGATAAGGGCCTCACATCGATGAAAACTGCAATGGGTAGAACTGCATATGATCCTGCAGTGAAAAAAACCCTGGACAGaagtaaaaatgaaaacttgGTTAGAAAAAGGCAAGTATATTCAGTTGTAAAATAAGTTTGCGAGTGCTGTCACAGACTAtgactaataatttttaagattctTCTATAATCACTATTTTTGTTcacttatttgtatttttttgttaaagcaCTATTACTTACagacataattatttatattcttgtcatattttatttatgttcaatatttaaacTGAAACATGGATTCTCTTTTACTGAAAAAGGTTTAAAGCttccattatttatgtttGGCTGTAAATAGATTCAGTGGCTTAAATCCAGATCTGAAGAAGTTGAAAGGGTCACCCAAAGATCCATTGAATTTTTCACAGAGCAAACAGTCATTTGCAGAGGACATTTCCGAAGTAGAATCCAGTACAAAAAGCACCGTTTCCTCTAAGTCAACGTCTTCCTTGACCACTCAGGATAATCTTTCAACTCGAGGTGAGTCTGCTTGTCGCGTgtcaaataattctttctttggATTTTGGAATAGGAGAAACATGAAAACGCAAACAGAAGAAGATGTCTTAAAGCAGCTGCAAAACGTATCTTCCGGAAAGaatcaagataattttattcctGGCTGGAATCGAAAATACATAGTGTCGCCGTTTCGAGTGCAAAGAGGTTCTTTTGATCTCACAAAACCGAAGAGCGTCGACGGAGATTTTGGTGTGAACGTCAAAtcgttaaaatatatcaaagaacctctcgaaaataaatcagaattAGCAGAGAATTCAAAAGATCACGACTCGCGATCAAATACAGCAGTCAGGTGGCGAATCACTGTTAGACATCAACGCCCGAATGCTGAACATGCAGCTCCCGAAATGTAACTCAAAGTTTTAGAAAAGATTTATGCATGTTTTCATACACCAAAAGTTGTTTTTTCATGAGTGGATGATTAATTTACGAAATGGATAGAAAAAAAGACATCCAAACACTTTAATCTGATTTCGCAAGTCTAGTAAATCATATGCGTTtagaattttacttttattgtaaaaaaacaatattgaaGCTGATATCGAGAATGATTCAGTCGTTAACGTATGAAAATGCAAACAAGGAACTAAAAacgcaagaaaatatttgacttttataacaaaaaaaatgcttttttgaAGCCACATTTCTTTTGGAAggaaaaaacatttaaaaagagATGCATTTCTACACATATTGTTTTCTTGGCACACTGTCAACAATCGCACACCTGCCTTTGTATGCTTTCGCACCTGCGGTCGTTGCCGCGGCGACGAACATGGCATCATAATGGCAGCGATCGAGATATTTTCGAGCTCCGTCACTTATAAATACAAGAGTAGAATACACTCTTGTGCCTCAATCGTCGTCTTCCTGTTTATTGTGTTATCTTTGTTCACGCCGCTTTTTATAATCTACAATGCCGgaggtaaaaataattctgacctttttatatttagaaacacGCAGCTTACAACGATGTATTTATCATTCTGTAACTTCAGGTATCTGGGTGAAAAATCGGATGCATGCGGAAACGCCGGAAGTGCACTTTGAATATAAGTATTTGCTACTCGCGGAAGTGGATCCCTCTAAGGAACCTATCGTGTGTTCTACATTTACGACGTACAAGGAAAACAGGATCAGAGATCACTGCACAATAATCAAGGTggttctttttaattaacaatattaataacagtaaaaatatgattgcgtgcaacataatgtaattttaattcattagaTTAATGACagaaatcgattatttttcaattatttatttaaatatattatttatatatttgtattctgTTATTACTTATTTAGGTGCGGGAAAACGATGTGAACGGCGACGGGCAGAAGGATGCACTGAGGTTTGAAGCACATTTCCACACGGACAAGCCGGTGAAGTCATTAAGACTATTGCTGTTTTTCAATTTCCAATTAAAGGTAGACATTCGTGAATCCGAGCTGTTTTCTTTAATTGATGGATTTTTTTTCGTACTGTACAGCATCTCATCGAAGCGACGATAGAATCTATCGGCGTGTTCGATCATGTGTTAAGTCACGAGGCTCAAGAGATACGATTCTTCGGGGATTTGGAGTTACGGCAGAAGGGAC from Linepithema humile isolate Giens D197 chromosome 2, Lhum_UNIL_v1.0, whole genome shotgun sequence encodes:
- the LOC105674850 gene encoding uncharacterized protein, encoding MSEDISVDFTIDEQEDRDVNSNGISKRLKMLFCCFKRERLHEKEIIECDPEEYDYVVEKLVIKRVPLALFAIPADFSDRRKRDVSVISNDISQSTCLSILDGNNSAVNAVVRDKGLTSMKTAMGRTAYDPAVKKTLDRSKNENLVRKRFSGLNPDLKKLKGSPKDPLNFSQSKQSFAEDISEVESSTKSTVSSKSTSSLTTQDNLSTRGESACRVSNNSFFGFWNRRNMKTQTEEDVLKQLQNVSSGKNQDNFIPGWNRKYIVSPFRVQRGSFDLTKPKSVDGDFGVNVKSLKYIKEPLENKSELAENSKDHDSRSNTAVRWRITVRHQRPNAEHAAPEM
- the LOC105674851 gene encoding transmembrane protein 231, which codes for MAAIEIFSSSVTYKYKSRIHSCASIVVFLFIVLSLFTPLFIIYNAGGIWVKNRMHAETPEVHFEYKYLLLAEVDPSKEPIVCSTFTTYKENRIRDHCTIIKVRENDVNGDGQKDALRFEAHFHTDKPVKSLRLLLFFNFQLKHLIEATIESIGVFDHVLSHEAQEIRFFGDLELRQKGLLRSEGLYEMYNHSIELSNYSLPELLLRNFNRKFSARITNERVTQRSGFTSDEAVAVIGELFYTENFIYYQPSVWEELKWAWIQYISCLLVFAYVAKHVLVFLFSRRYLNTYIVRPWMNK